In Variovorax paradoxus, a single genomic region encodes these proteins:
- a CDS encoding pilus assembly protein PilM, which translates to MASLGSLFRRQNAPLLGLDVSSSSVKLVELGREASGKLVLERCAIEPLERGWITDGNVEKFDEVAEAVRRVIRKSGTRTRNVALALPPSAVITKKIILPGGMSEQELEIQVESEANQYIPFSLDEVSLDFCVTGPSMTSAGDVEVLIAASRKEKVQDREGLAEAAGLKAMILDVESYASRLATARLIEQLPGKGVDAVVALFEVGAFTTSMQVLRNQEVLYDRDQAFGGAQLTQLIVRQYGFSAEEAEAKKRSGDLPDDYGSGVLKPFVESIAQEIARALQFFFTSTPHNRVDYVLLAGGSSSLPGLTNAVTRQTSFACSLVNPFDGMDFGPNIREKKVRREAPSYLTSCGLAMRRFLQ; encoded by the coding sequence TTGGCTTCTCTTGGATCATTGTTTCGTCGTCAGAACGCTCCCCTGCTGGGGTTGGACGTCAGTTCGTCCAGCGTCAAGCTGGTCGAGCTCGGCCGTGAGGCCAGCGGCAAGCTGGTTCTGGAACGCTGTGCCATCGAGCCCCTCGAGCGTGGCTGGATCACTGACGGCAACGTCGAGAAATTCGACGAAGTCGCCGAGGCCGTGCGCCGCGTCATCCGCAAGAGCGGCACGCGCACGCGCAACGTCGCACTCGCCTTGCCCCCTTCGGCCGTAATCACCAAGAAGATCATTCTTCCGGGCGGCATGAGCGAGCAGGAGCTCGAGATTCAGGTCGAATCGGAAGCCAACCAGTACATCCCGTTTTCGCTGGATGAAGTGAGCCTCGACTTCTGCGTGACCGGCCCGAGCATGACGTCGGCCGGCGACGTGGAAGTGCTGATCGCCGCCTCCCGCAAGGAGAAGGTCCAGGATCGCGAAGGCTTGGCCGAGGCGGCCGGGCTGAAGGCGATGATTCTGGACGTCGAGTCCTATGCCTCGCGTCTCGCTACGGCACGGCTGATCGAGCAATTGCCCGGCAAGGGCGTCGATGCCGTCGTCGCGCTTTTCGAAGTGGGCGCTTTCACCACCAGCATGCAGGTGCTGCGCAACCAGGAAGTGCTGTACGACCGCGACCAGGCATTCGGCGGCGCGCAGTTGACCCAGCTCATCGTTCGGCAGTACGGCTTTTCCGCGGAAGAAGCCGAAGCCAAGAAGCGCAGCGGCGACCTGCCCGATGACTACGGCTCCGGGGTGCTCAAGCCTTTCGTGGAAAGCATCGCGCAGGAAATCGCGCGCGCGCTGCAGTTCTTCTTCACGAGCACGCCGCACAACCGCGTGGACTATGTGCTGTTGGCCGGCGGCTCTTCGTCGCTGCCGGGGTTGACCAACGCGGTGACGCGCCAGACCTCGTTCGCCTGTTCCCTTGTGAATCCCTTCGACGGCATGGACTTCGGCCCGAACATCCGTGAAAAGAAGGTGCGGCGCGAAGCGCCTTCGTACCTGACCTCGTGCGGGCTCGCCATGCGGAGATTTCTGCAGTGA
- the msrP gene encoding protein-methionine-sulfoxide reductase catalytic subunit MsrP, translated as MSFHSRPLRRHSSSDDNGFIHPVPSEITSRAAYESRREMLKLMAGGVAGAALAGFAARDAWAQTARPNKLAALPGAKSAVPSAMSMDKLTDYKDASTYNNFYEFGTDKADPAKNAGTLKTRPWTVEVEGLVKKPGKFGIEDLLKLSAQEERIYRLRCVEGWSMVIPWVGYSLAELIKKVEPQGNAKFVEFVTLADPKTMPFVGSHVLDWPYTEGLRMDEAMHPLTLLAFGMYGEVLPNQNGAPVRLVVPWKYGFKSAKSIVKIRFVEKEPSTAWNKAAANEYGFYSNVNPNVDHPRWSQATERRIGDGGGLFAKRRKTEMFNGYEAQVGQLYAGMDLKKNY; from the coding sequence ATGTCGTTTCATTCCCGTCCGCTCCGTCGCCACAGCAGCAGCGACGACAACGGCTTCATTCATCCGGTGCCGAGCGAGATCACGTCGCGTGCCGCGTACGAGAGCCGGCGCGAGATGCTAAAACTCATGGCCGGCGGCGTGGCGGGTGCGGCGCTGGCGGGCTTCGCGGCACGCGACGCCTGGGCCCAGACGGCGCGGCCCAACAAGCTCGCTGCGCTGCCGGGTGCCAAGTCGGCCGTGCCGAGCGCCATGTCGATGGACAAGCTCACCGACTACAAGGACGCCTCCACCTACAACAACTTCTACGAGTTCGGCACCGACAAGGCCGACCCGGCCAAGAACGCCGGCACGCTGAAGACGCGGCCGTGGACGGTGGAGGTCGAGGGCCTGGTCAAGAAACCGGGCAAGTTCGGCATCGAAGACCTGCTCAAGCTCAGCGCGCAGGAAGAGCGCATCTATCGCCTGCGCTGCGTCGAAGGTTGGTCGATGGTCATCCCGTGGGTCGGCTATTCGCTGGCCGAACTGATCAAGAAGGTCGAGCCGCAGGGCAACGCCAAGTTCGTCGAGTTCGTGACGCTGGCCGATCCCAAGACCATGCCCTTCGTCGGCTCCCATGTGCTCGACTGGCCCTATACCGAAGGCCTGCGCATGGACGAGGCGATGCACCCGCTCACGCTGCTCGCCTTCGGCATGTACGGCGAAGTGCTGCCCAACCAGAACGGCGCGCCGGTGCGGCTGGTGGTGCCGTGGAAGTACGGCTTCAAGTCGGCCAAGTCGATCGTCAAGATCCGCTTCGTCGAAAAGGAGCCGAGCACGGCCTGGAACAAGGCGGCCGCCAATGAATACGGCTTCTATTCGAACGTGAATCCGAACGTCGACCATCCGCGCTGGAGCCAGGCCACCGAGCGCCGCATCGGCGACGGCGGCGGCTTGTTCGCCAAGCGCCGCAAGACCGAGATGTTCAACGGCTACGAAGCCCAGGTCGGGCAGCTCTACGCTGGCATGGACCTCAAGAAAAACTATTGA
- a CDS encoding sulfite oxidase heme-binding subunit YedZ, with the protein MNKLLMHPATKPVIFLLCLLPFARLAYGAFTDGLGANPAEFLIRATGDWTLRFICIVLAVTPLRVMSKWNALARYRRMLGLFAYFYVVLHLLCYSWFDMGFEWGDIAKDIAKRPFILVGFTAFVLLTPLAATSFNRAIKAMGAKRWQMLHKLVYVIAGLGLLHFFWMRAGKNNFAEVFVYVAIIGVLLAWRVWDFASKRKAKATAAATARGGNKPLRTG; encoded by the coding sequence ATGAACAAGCTGCTCATGCATCCGGCGACCAAGCCGGTCATCTTCCTGTTGTGTCTTTTGCCGTTCGCGCGGCTGGCCTACGGCGCCTTCACGGACGGGCTCGGCGCCAATCCGGCCGAGTTCCTGATCCGCGCCACGGGCGACTGGACGCTGCGCTTCATCTGCATCGTGCTGGCGGTGACGCCGCTGCGCGTGATGAGCAAGTGGAACGCGCTCGCGCGCTATCGCCGCATGCTGGGCCTGTTCGCGTATTTCTACGTGGTGCTGCACCTGCTGTGCTACAGCTGGTTCGACATGGGCTTCGAGTGGGGCGACATCGCCAAGGACATCGCGAAGCGGCCGTTCATCCTTGTGGGATTCACCGCTTTCGTGCTGCTGACGCCGCTCGCGGCCACCTCGTTCAACCGCGCGATCAAGGCGATGGGCGCGAAGCGCTGGCAGATGCTGCACAAGCTGGTGTACGTGATCGCGGGGCTCGGGCTGCTGCACTTCTTCTGGATGCGCGCGGGCAAGAACAACTTCGCCGAAGTGTTCGTCTACGTGGCGATCATCGGCGTGCTGCTGGCTTGGCGCGTTTGGGATTTCGCGAGCAAGCGCAAGGCAAAGGCAACCGCGGCCGCAACGGCGCGCGGCGGCAACAAGCCGCTGCGCACCGGCTGA
- the cyaY gene encoding iron donor protein CyaY: MTDIEYMDRAEAALAAIEEGCDRINDATDADIDNQRVGGMITISFQNGSQLIVNLQKPLHEIWLAARSGGYHYRHDGKAWVDTKTGEEFFGNLSREATLQAGQPLEFAAA, encoded by the coding sequence ATGACCGACATTGAGTACATGGACCGCGCCGAAGCCGCGCTCGCCGCCATCGAGGAGGGCTGCGACCGCATCAACGACGCGACCGATGCCGACATCGACAACCAGAGGGTTGGCGGGATGATCACGATTTCATTCCAGAACGGCAGCCAGTTGATCGTGAATCTGCAGAAGCCCCTGCACGAAATCTGGTTGGCCGCGCGTTCGGGCGGCTATCACTACCGACACGACGGCAAGGCCTGGGTGGATACCAAGACCGGCGAAGAGTTCTTCGGCAACCTTTCGCGCGAAGCCACCCTGCAGGCCGGGCAGCCGCTGGAATTCGCGGCCGCCTGA
- a CDS encoding cytochrome c biogenesis protein ResB, translated as MSVSTHGLRVHRGPQMLRAAVELLSSMRFAIALLTVICIASIIGTVLKQHEPINNYINQFGPFWAELFRAARLDSVYSAWWFMLILLFLVISTSLCVARNTPRILVDLKTFKEDIRAQSLKAFGQRAENRLGETPEAAANRIGQLLVSGGWKVKLQQREATNGSRPTGAGWMVAARAGGAHKLGYIAAHSAIVLVCIGGLLDGDLIVRAQTWFNGKSVFTGGGMIADVAPEHRLSASNPTFRGNILVPEGGQGSVAILNQADGVLLQELPFSIELKKFIVDYYSTGMPKLFASEVVLHDRETGEQVPARIEVNHPASYKGVEIYQSSFDDGGSKVKLKAVPMAAAAKPFEVEGIIGGPSTEITNGKEKLTLEYAALRVINVENFADAGAMSSGADVRKVDLRHDIESRLGAANKVNKPKVLRNIGPSIGYKLRDASGQAREYQNYMVPVDTGDGQPVFLLGMREKPEDPFRYLRVPADEQGSMDGFVRMRAALADPDTRARAIERYIAKATDPKRPEMAEQLRVSATRALALFSGSERARADATTVGGWQAIAEFMEINVPEAERERAGGVLVRILNDVLFEVLNLSREGAGLAALPNDEKSQAYLTQAVLAISDAHFYPAPVAMMMTDFTQVQASVFQVARAPGKSVVYLGCLLLIIGIFAMLYVRERRLWVWLTPDGNASETAATMAFSVNRKTIDSDREFEHLKHKLLALNKTEPETS; from the coding sequence ATGTCCGTTTCCACCCATGGCCTTCGCGTCCATCGCGGCCCGCAAATGCTTCGCGCGGCGGTGGAGCTGCTGTCGTCGATGCGCTTCGCGATCGCGCTGCTCACCGTCATCTGCATCGCGTCGATCATCGGCACCGTGCTGAAGCAGCACGAGCCGATCAACAACTACATCAACCAGTTCGGACCCTTCTGGGCGGAGCTGTTCCGCGCGGCGCGGCTCGACTCGGTCTACAGCGCCTGGTGGTTCATGCTGATCCTGCTGTTCCTGGTGATCAGCACCTCGCTGTGCGTCGCGCGCAACACGCCGCGCATCCTGGTCGACCTCAAGACCTTCAAGGAAGACATCCGCGCGCAGAGCCTGAAGGCCTTCGGCCAGCGCGCCGAGAACCGCCTGGGCGAAACGCCGGAGGCCGCGGCCAACCGCATCGGGCAACTGCTGGTGAGCGGCGGCTGGAAGGTCAAGCTGCAGCAGCGCGAGGCCACCAATGGCAGCCGCCCGACCGGCGCCGGCTGGATGGTCGCGGCGCGCGCCGGCGGCGCCCACAAGCTGGGCTACATCGCGGCCCACAGCGCGATCGTGCTGGTGTGCATCGGCGGCCTGCTCGACGGCGACCTCATCGTGCGCGCGCAGACCTGGTTCAACGGCAAGAGCGTGTTCACCGGCGGCGGCATGATCGCCGACGTGGCGCCCGAGCACCGCCTGTCCGCCAGCAATCCGACCTTCCGCGGCAACATCCTCGTGCCCGAGGGCGGGCAGGGCAGCGTGGCCATCCTGAACCAGGCCGACGGCGTGCTGCTGCAGGAGCTGCCGTTTTCCATCGAGCTGAAGAAGTTCATCGTCGATTACTACTCGACCGGCATGCCCAAGCTGTTCGCGAGCGAGGTCGTGCTGCACGACCGCGAGACCGGCGAGCAGGTGCCCGCGCGCATCGAGGTGAACCACCCGGCCAGCTACAAGGGCGTGGAGATCTACCAGTCGAGCTTCGACGACGGCGGCTCCAAGGTGAAGCTCAAGGCGGTGCCGATGGCTGCCGCGGCCAAGCCCTTCGAGGTCGAAGGCATCATCGGCGGCCCAAGCACCGAGATCACCAACGGCAAGGAAAAGCTCACGCTCGAATACGCCGCGCTGCGCGTGATCAACGTCGAGAACTTCGCCGACGCCGGAGCCATGAGCAGCGGCGCCGACGTGCGCAAGGTCGACCTGCGCCACGACATCGAATCGCGCCTGGGCGCGGCCAACAAGGTCAACAAGCCGAAGGTGCTGCGCAACATCGGCCCGAGCATCGGCTACAAGCTGCGCGACGCCTCCGGCCAGGCGCGCGAGTACCAGAACTACATGGTGCCGGTCGACACCGGCGACGGCCAGCCGGTGTTCCTGCTCGGCATGCGCGAAAAGCCGGAGGATCCGTTCCGCTACCTGCGCGTGCCGGCCGACGAGCAGGGCTCGATGGACGGCTTCGTGCGCATGCGCGCAGCGCTCGCCGACCCCGACACTCGCGCGCGCGCCATCGAGCGCTACATCGCCAAGGCCACCGACCCGAAGCGCCCCGAAATGGCCGAGCAGCTGCGCGTGTCGGCCACCCGCGCGCTGGCGCTGTTCTCGGGCAGCGAGCGCGCCAGGGCGGACGCCACCACGGTGGGCGGCTGGCAGGCGATTGCGGAGTTCATGGAAATCAACGTGCCCGAGGCAGAGCGCGAGCGCGCCGGCGGCGTGCTGGTGCGCATCCTCAACGACGTGCTGTTCGAAGTGCTCAACCTGAGCCGCGAAGGCGCCGGCCTGGCCGCGCTGCCGAACGACGAAAAATCGCAGGCCTACCTGACGCAGGCCGTGCTGGCCATCAGCGACGCGCACTTCTATCCCGCACCGGTCGCGATGATGATGACCGACTTCACCCAGGTGCAGGCCAGCGTGTTCCAGGTGGCGCGAGCCCCCGGCAAGAGCGTTGTCTACCTGGGCTGCCTGTTGCTGATCATCGGGATTTTTGCCATGCTGTACGTGCGCGAGCGGCGCCTGTGGGTGTGGCTCACCCCCGACGGCAATGCATCGGAGACGGCCGCCACGATGGCGTTCTCGGTCAATCGCAAGACCATCGACAGCGACCGCGAATTCGAGCACCTCAAGCACAAGCTGCTCGCCCTGAACAAGACGGAACCCGAGACATCATGA
- a CDS encoding penicillin-binding protein 1A codes for MQEKTSSPKGPAKTPPPKRPAWLRWLLRLFFWGFGIAAAGVLSVLCVVAVALAVAYPNLPDISELSDYRPKLPLRVFSAEGTLIGEFGEERRNLTPISAIPKVVKDAVLAAEDSRFYDHGGVDYKGMVRAGLANLNRVKSQGASTITMQVARNVYLSSEKTLTRKVYEVLLTFKLEHLLTKDQIFEIYLNQIYLGNRAYGFAAASEAYFGKPLQELTIAQAAMLAGLPKAPGANNPVNNPQRARGRQFYVIDRMQEAGFITAEQAAEAKKEELHLRDAADPNRLHAEYVAETVRQLMYAQYGDSTYTRGLKVYTSLVAADQAAAYKALRKGIMDYERRQIYRGPEKFVDLPNDAKDIDEAVDDALSDHPDNGDVMAAVVLKATPKQIDAVRANGDPVQITGEGLKPAQSGLSDKAPPNIKIRRGAVIRVVKTPKNTWEITQLPEVEGAFIAMDPRDGAIKALVGGFDFGKNKFNHVTQAWRQPGSSFKPFIYSAALEKGFTPATVINDGPLFFDAGTTGGQPWEPKNYGGGYDGPMSMRTALMKSKNLVSIRILQSIGTRYAQEWITNFGFDKDKHPAYLPMALGAGSVTPMQMAVGYSVFANGGYRVNPYLVTRITDHKDKVLVDKQPPLLNESLRAIPQRNAFIMDTLLQSVARAGTAAKAQAMLKRPDLYGKTGTTNDSLDAWFAGFQPTMTAISWIGYDTPRNLGDRETGGGLSLPIWINYMETAIKGVPVTDIATAPPAGIVNVGGEWYYDDYAPGRGVATLGVEAAPVAPVEALTGAPVSPPAPPEERSRILDLFRN; via the coding sequence ATGCAAGAAAAAACTTCAAGCCCCAAAGGGCCAGCCAAGACCCCTCCCCCCAAACGCCCAGCCTGGCTGAGATGGCTGCTGCGCCTCTTTTTCTGGGGGTTCGGCATTGCCGCGGCCGGCGTGCTGTCGGTCCTATGCGTAGTGGCGGTGGCTCTGGCGGTCGCCTATCCCAACCTGCCGGACATCAGCGAACTGTCGGACTATCGCCCCAAGCTGCCGCTTCGGGTTTTCTCCGCCGAAGGCACGCTGATCGGGGAATTCGGCGAGGAACGCCGCAACCTGACGCCCATCTCGGCCATTCCCAAGGTCGTGAAAGACGCCGTGCTGGCCGCCGAAGACTCGCGCTTCTACGACCACGGCGGCGTCGACTACAAGGGCATGGTCCGCGCCGGCCTGGCCAACCTGAACCGGGTGAAGAGCCAGGGCGCCTCGACCATCACCATGCAGGTGGCGCGCAACGTCTACCTGAGCTCCGAGAAAACGCTGACCCGCAAGGTCTACGAAGTGCTCCTGACCTTCAAGCTGGAGCACCTGCTGACCAAGGACCAGATCTTCGAGATCTATCTGAACCAGATCTACCTCGGCAACCGCGCCTACGGTTTCGCAGCCGCGTCGGAAGCGTATTTCGGCAAGCCGCTGCAGGAACTCACGATCGCCCAGGCCGCCATGCTGGCCGGCCTGCCGAAGGCCCCGGGCGCGAACAATCCGGTCAACAACCCGCAGCGCGCGCGCGGCCGGCAGTTCTACGTGATCGACCGCATGCAGGAAGCCGGCTTCATCACCGCCGAACAGGCTGCCGAAGCCAAGAAGGAAGAACTGCATCTGCGCGATGCCGCCGATCCGAACCGCCTGCATGCCGAGTACGTAGCCGAAACGGTGCGCCAGCTGATGTATGCGCAATACGGCGACAGCACCTACACGCGCGGCCTCAAGGTCTACACCTCGCTGGTCGCGGCCGACCAGGCCGCGGCCTACAAGGCGCTGCGCAAGGGCATCATGGATTACGAGCGCCGCCAGATCTACCGCGGCCCCGAGAAGTTCGTCGACCTGCCCAACGACGCCAAGGACATCGACGAAGCGGTGGATGACGCGCTCAGCGACCACCCCGACAACGGCGACGTGATGGCCGCCGTGGTGCTCAAGGCCACGCCCAAGCAGATCGACGCGGTGCGCGCCAACGGCGATCCGGTGCAGATCACCGGCGAGGGCCTCAAGCCCGCGCAGTCCGGCCTTTCGGACAAGGCGCCGCCCAACATCAAGATCCGCCGCGGCGCGGTGATCCGCGTGGTGAAGACGCCCAAGAACACCTGGGAAATCACCCAGCTGCCCGAAGTGGAAGGCGCCTTCATTGCCATGGACCCGCGCGACGGCGCCATCAAGGCGCTGGTCGGCGGCTTCGATTTCGGCAAGAACAAGTTCAACCACGTGACGCAGGCCTGGCGCCAGCCGGGTTCGAGCTTCAAGCCGTTCATCTATTCAGCGGCGCTCGAGAAGGGCTTCACCCCCGCCACCGTCATCAACGACGGCCCGCTCTTCTTCGACGCGGGCACCACTGGCGGCCAGCCCTGGGAGCCGAAGAACTACGGCGGCGGCTACGACGGCCCGATGTCGATGCGCACCGCGCTCATGAAGTCGAAGAACCTGGTGTCGATCCGCATCCTGCAGTCCATCGGCACGCGCTATGCCCAGGAGTGGATCACCAACTTCGGCTTCGACAAGGACAAGCACCCCGCCTACCTGCCCATGGCCCTCGGCGCGGGCTCGGTCACGCCGATGCAGATGGCGGTGGGCTATTCGGTGTTCGCCAACGGCGGCTACCGCGTCAATCCTTACCTCGTGACCCGCATCACCGACCACAAGGACAAGGTGCTGGTCGACAAGCAGCCGCCGCTGCTCAACGAGTCGCTGCGCGCCATTCCCCAGCGCAACGCCTTCATCATGGACACGCTGCTGCAGTCGGTGGCGCGCGCCGGCACCGCCGCCAAGGCACAGGCGATGCTCAAGCGTCCCGACCTCTACGGCAAGACCGGCACCACCAACGATTCGCTCGACGCCTGGTTCGCGGGCTTCCAGCCCACCATGACCGCCATCTCGTGGATCGGCTACGACACGCCGCGCAACCTGGGCGACCGCGAGACCGGCGGCGGCCTGAGCCTGCCGATCTGGATCAACTACATGGAAACCGCCATCAAGGGCGTGCCGGTGACCGATATCGCGACGGCACCGCCAGCGGGCATCGTGAACGTGGGCGGCGAGTGGTACTACGACGACTACGCGCCGGGCCGCGGCGTGGCGACCCTGGGCGTGGAGGCCGCGCCCGTGGCGCCGGTGGAAGCGCTGACCGGCGCACCGGTCAGCCCGCCGGCCCCGCCCGAGGAGCGCAGCCGCATCCTCGATCTCTTCAGGAACTGA
- the lysA gene encoding diaminopimelate decarboxylase has translation MTGSVSSSSPLPGQPHVAQRDGALHVEGVALDALAREHGTPLFVYSKQWMLDALAAYQRGFEGRDALICYAMKANSSLGVLRVFAEAGCGFDIVSGGELSRVLAVGADPKKIIFSGVGKTRAEMRQALAAGIACFNVESEAELDVLSEVAAAEGKRAPISIRINPNVDPKTHPYISTGLKGNKFGIAHDRAVEAYRHAARLPGLEVVGIDCHIGSQITEASPYLDACDRVLDLVEAIEAAGVPIHHLDFGGGLGIDYNGEVPPKADALWQQLLAKLDARGFGQRKLVIEPGRSLVGNAGVCVTEVLYTKPGEDKNFCIIDAAMNDLPRPAMYQAFQRIVPVRTRAGDAPVYDVVGPVCESGDWIGRDRTLNVVAGDLLAVLSAGAYCMSMASNYNTRGRAAEVLVSGAAAKLIRRRETMEDQLRAEIDG, from the coding sequence ATGACCGGCAGCGTTTCTTCGTCCTCTCCCCTGCCCGGCCAACCCCACGTCGCACAACGCGATGGCGCGCTGCACGTCGAAGGCGTCGCGCTCGACGCGCTGGCTCGCGAACATGGCACCCCCCTTTTCGTCTACTCGAAGCAGTGGATGCTCGACGCCCTGGCCGCCTACCAGCGCGGCTTCGAAGGTCGCGATGCCCTCATCTGCTACGCCATGAAGGCCAATTCGTCGCTCGGCGTGCTGCGCGTGTTCGCCGAGGCGGGCTGCGGCTTCGACATCGTCTCGGGCGGTGAGCTGTCGCGCGTACTGGCCGTCGGCGCCGATCCGAAGAAGATCATTTTTTCGGGCGTCGGCAAGACCCGCGCCGAGATGCGCCAGGCCCTCGCCGCCGGCATCGCCTGCTTCAACGTCGAGAGCGAAGCCGAACTCGACGTGCTGAGCGAAGTCGCCGCCGCCGAAGGCAAGCGTGCGCCGATCAGCATCCGCATCAATCCGAACGTCGACCCGAAGACGCATCCCTACATTTCCACCGGCCTCAAGGGCAACAAGTTCGGCATCGCGCACGACCGCGCTGTCGAGGCTTACCGCCACGCCGCAAGACTGCCGGGCCTCGAGGTCGTCGGCATCGACTGCCACATCGGCTCGCAGATCACCGAAGCCTCGCCTTATCTCGATGCCTGCGACCGCGTGCTCGACCTCGTCGAGGCCATCGAGGCGGCCGGCGTGCCGATCCATCACCTGGACTTCGGCGGCGGCCTGGGCATCGACTACAACGGCGAAGTGCCGCCCAAGGCCGATGCGCTCTGGCAGCAGCTGCTCGCCAAGCTCGACGCCCGCGGCTTCGGCCAGCGCAAGCTGGTCATCGAGCCCGGCCGTTCGCTGGTCGGCAACGCGGGCGTGTGCGTGACCGAGGTGCTCTACACCAAGCCCGGCGAAGACAAGAACTTCTGCATCATCGACGCGGCCATGAACGACCTGCCGCGGCCCGCGATGTACCAGGCTTTCCAGCGCATCGTGCCGGTGCGCACCCGCGCCGGCGACGCACCGGTCTACGACGTAGTCGGCCCGGTCTGCGAAAGCGGCGACTGGATCGGCCGCGACCGCACGCTCAACGTGGTGGCCGGCGACCTGCTCGCCGTGCTGTCGGCCGGCGCGTATTGCATGAGCATGGCCAGCAACTACAACACGCGCGGTCGTGCCGCCGAAGTGCTGGTGAGCGGCGCGGCCGCCAAGCTGATCCGCCGCCGCGAGACGATGGAAGACCAGCTGCGCGCCGAGATCGACGGCTGA
- the ccsB gene encoding c-type cytochrome biogenesis protein CcsB, with translation MNTTTLTLNESWLSRRNLFDWVFAALVLAGGLFAFTRYAGSMDYYEKPILAAAVISMIAIGWFWRPLRVLAIVVAAASLLAISSYQGDLARADTVFWLKYFLSSQSAILWMSVLFFMSTLFYWLGFFGGKQSDTFDMIGSRLAWAAVTMALIGTMVRWYESHQLGPDIGHIPVSNLYEVFVLFCWLTAAFYLYFEERYNTRALGAFVMLVVSAAVGFLLWYTIVREAHEIQPLVPALQSWWMKLHVPANFIGYGTFALAAMVAFAYLIKEQADEKRWYKLTPIWLLGVALCFVPVAFRQRVQEAGGSYWVVYAGISALIAAGILLGRKRIAARLPANEVLDDVMYKSITVGFAFFTIATVLGALWAADAWGGYWSWDPKETWALIVWLNYAAWLHMRLVKGLRGTVAAWWALGGLAVTTFAFLGVNMFLSGLHSYGTL, from the coding sequence ATGAACACCACGACCCTCACGCTCAATGAAAGCTGGCTCTCGCGCCGCAACCTGTTCGATTGGGTGTTCGCGGCGCTGGTGCTGGCGGGCGGCCTGTTCGCGTTCACGCGCTATGCCGGGTCGATGGACTACTACGAGAAGCCGATCCTCGCCGCCGCGGTGATCTCGATGATCGCCATCGGCTGGTTCTGGCGCCCGCTGCGCGTGCTGGCCATCGTGGTGGCCGCCGCGTCGCTGCTGGCCATCAGCTCCTACCAGGGCGACCTCGCGCGCGCCGACACGGTGTTCTGGCTCAAGTACTTCCTGTCGAGCCAGTCGGCCATCCTGTGGATGAGCGTGCTGTTCTTCATGAGCACGCTGTTCTACTGGCTCGGCTTCTTCGGCGGCAAGCAGTCGGACACCTTCGACATGATCGGCTCGCGCCTGGCCTGGGCCGCGGTGACGATGGCGCTGATCGGCACCATGGTGCGCTGGTACGAAAGCCACCAGCTCGGCCCGGACATCGGCCACATTCCGGTCAGCAACCTGTACGAAGTGTTCGTGCTCTTCTGCTGGCTCACCGCCGCGTTCTATCTGTACTTCGAGGAGCGCTACAACACGCGCGCGCTCGGCGCCTTTGTGATGCTGGTGGTCAGCGCGGCGGTCGGCTTCCTGCTCTGGTACACCATCGTGCGCGAGGCGCACGAGATCCAGCCGCTGGTGCCCGCGCTGCAGAGCTGGTGGATGAAACTGCATGTGCCGGCCAACTTCATCGGCTACGGCACCTTCGCGCTGGCGGCCATGGTTGCCTTCGCGTACCTCATCAAGGAACAGGCCGACGAGAAGCGCTGGTACAAGCTCACGCCGATCTGGCTGCTGGGCGTGGCGCTGTGCTTCGTGCCGGTGGCCTTCCGCCAGCGAGTGCAGGAAGCCGGCGGCAGCTACTGGGTGGTCTATGCGGGCATCTCGGCGCTGATTGCGGCGGGCATCCTGCTGGGGCGCAAGCGCATCGCGGCCCGGCTGCCGGCCAACGAGGTGCTCGACGACGTGATGTACAAGTCGATCACCGTCGGCTTCGCCTTCTTCACCATCGCCACCGTGCTCGGCGCCCTGTGGGCCGCAGACGCCTGGGGCGGCTACTGGAGCTGGGATCCGAAGGAGACCTGGGCGCTGATCGTCTGGCTCAACTACGCGGCATGGCTGCACATGCGGCTCGTGAAGGGGCTGCGCGGCACCGTGGCGGCGTGGTGGGCACTGGGCGGCCTGGCGGTCACGACCTTCGCCTTCCTGGGCGTGAACATGTTCCTGAGCGGGCTGCACAGCTACGGCACGCTGTAG
- the lptM gene encoding LPS translocon maturation chaperone LptM: MSTRVRAALMVCLAAATTGLAACGQKGALYLPTDPAAAQRATLPQLLTPGGSDSTSSTNTTPAPAAPASSATTNSTNDSTGTRK, encoded by the coding sequence GTGAGCACCCGCGTCCGCGCTGCGCTCATGGTCTGCCTCGCCGCAGCCACCACCGGTCTGGCCGCTTGCGGCCAGAAGGGAGCCCTGTACCTCCCGACCGATCCCGCCGCGGCCCAGCGGGCGACGTTGCCGCAGCTGCTGACCCCGGGCGGATCGGATTCCACGTCGAGCACGAACACCACGCCCGCGCCGGCCGCCCCGGCCAGCAGTGCCACCACCAACAGCACCAACGACAGCACCGGAACCCGCAAATGA